A stretch of the Camarhynchus parvulus chromosome 4, STF_HiC, whole genome shotgun sequence genome encodes the following:
- the TIGD4 gene encoding tigger transposable element-derived protein 4 yields the protein MAEALPEATVRRKKSITIEEKIDIISAVESGKKKAEIAAKYGIKRNSLSSIMKNKEKVLEAFETLRFDPKRKRLRTAFYADLEEALMKWYRIAQCLNVPVNGPMLRLKANDFAQKLGHSDFKCSNGWLDRFKSRYGLVFRAQPVEAAATPAVGAQTLWYQNVLPCYLNDYQPKNVFYIQETGLLYQMLPHNTFTFKGETFSVGKESKESITVVVGTNMDGSEKLPLLIIGKSKSPHSFKDVKSLPVDYEANDRACMTSGIFEQWMHKLDHRFQAQQRRVVILVDSLPAHTEVKNLKSVKLVFFPPDCSSCIAMKERIIRSLKVKYRHCLIKRFVDCVESNKEFMLTLLDAIEMLYLCWREVTPETIAKSCNGATFQLETETNENDNEVESDLDLIAHARAAGVEFPEGLSLEEYAAIDDGLVTYEVPTNNERMCAKESASDKAETFVGGEDKDEGDQLQGAEQLLPSKNEALSALDTLRKFLRSQDTDDSLYDSLADLENFIQHVACE from the coding sequence ATGGCAGAGGCTCTGCCCGAAGCCacagtgaggaggaaaaaaagcataacTATCGAGGAGAAAATCGACATCATAAGCGCTGTGGAGAGCGGCAAGAAAAAGGCGGAGATTGCAGCCAAGTATGGCATCAAGAGGAACTCCCTGTCTTCCATTAtgaagaataaggaaaaagttTTGGAAGCCTTTGAAACTTTGCGGTTTGATCCTAAAAGGAAAAGACTGAGGACTGCTTTTTATGCCGACCTGGAGGAAGCATTGATGAAGTGGTACAGAATTGCACAGTGCCTGAATGTGCCGGTCAATGGCCCCATGTTGCGCCTCAAGGCGAATGATTTTGCCCAGAAGCTTGGACACAGTGATTTTAAATGCAGCAATGGCTGGCTCGATCGATTCAAGTCGAGGTATGGTTTAGTTTTCAGAGCTCAGCCTGTAGAAGCAGCTGCTACTCCTGCAGTGGGTGCTCAAACTCTTTGGTACCAAAATGTGCTTCCTTGTTATTTAAATGATTATCAGccaaaaaatgtgttttacatACAGGAGACTGGGTTGTTGTATCAGATGTTACCACATAACACGTTTACATTTAAAGGGGAAACTTTTTCTGTaggcaaagaaagcaaagagagcATCACTGTAGTGGTGGGTACAAATATGGATGGCTCTGAGAAACTCCCACTGCTCATTAtaggaaaaagcaaaagtcCACACTCTTTCAAAGATGTGAAATCGCTGCCAGTGGATTATGAAGCAAATGATAGGGCATGCATGACTTCAGGAATCTTTGAACAGTGGATGCACAAACTGGATCACAGATTTCAAGCACAGCAGCGCAGAGTGGTTATTCTTGTTGATTCTCTCCCAGCTCACACAGAAGTAAAGAACCTGAAGTCTGTCAAATTAGTGTTCTTTCCTCCAGACTGTTCTTCATGTATAGCTATGAAAGAAAGGATTATCAGAAGTCTGAAGGTAAAATACAGGCACTGTCTTATCAAGAGATTTGTTGACTGTGTAGAAAGTAATAAAGAGTTTATGCTGACCCTTCTTGATGCAATTGAGATGCTGTACCTGTGCTGGAGGGAAGTAACACCAGAGACTATTGCAAAAAGTTGCAATGGAGCAACTTTCCAATTAGAAACTGAGACAAATGAAAATGACAATGAAGTTGAAAGTGATTTGGATTTGATTGCACATGCACGGGCAGCTGGAGTAGAGTTTCCAGAAGGTTTGTCTCTGGAAGAATATGCAGCTATAGATGATGGCTTGGTAACTTATGAAGTGCCCACAAATAATGAAAGGATGTGTGCCAAAGAAAGTGCATCAGATAAAGCTGAGACATTTGTTGGTGGTGAAGATAAGGATGAAGGTGATCAACTTCAGGGAGCTGAACAGCTTTTACCATCCAAAAATGAGGCTTTGAGTGCTTTAGATACCCTTCGAAAGTTTCTCAGAAGTC